TGCTAACGATTTCTATTTTTGGTGAGGCAATAGCAATAATATAATTGTTTTTGAGGGCACTACTAATAGAACACCATAAGATCAGTAATACTGTAGAAGTAAATTGCATTAGTATGCTATGTTTTAGGAATGATTAATGCTTCACTAAAAATCCACTTTTTAATTAAATTAGCATTAGTTGTAATTTCAGCAAATACGTATAAATTAGATTGAAAACAGGGCGAGGTTTCTGCTAATTCAATGACCACCTTATCATCGCAATAACTAGAGTGTAAAAAGTAAATTTCCTGGTCTTTTATTAAAACATATCCGACGTGATTGTCTAGTCCGACAAAGTATATTCCATTGTTGTAGACTTGATTTAGTTTGTCTTTTAATGTGTTAAAACTAAGCTTGGAGTATATTTTTAGTTCGTTTTTTGGTTGCAATGCGATAGCTTCTTGTAATCCCGCTTGTTGTGCCATTTTATATCTATTTACTTTAAAATCTAAATGCTTTAAAGTGGTTGATACAAAATAACCACACGCAATTAAACCATCATTCGGGGTGTTGGTGTAGCCATTAAAATCCCAAGTAGTACCATACCAATGTGGTGTTATAACATTAATTAGTTTGTCATAAAGGTAATGGGAGGCTGAGTCTATTGCTTTTTTGTTATCAGTATTGTATAAGGATTTGAAGTAACTTTTATCTGCGCTAATGCGGGACTTTAAAAGCGTATAGTTTCCGTCGGCTTTAAAATTAATACCCAGTTTAACACTGTCTACACCTGTTTTGCTTATCTTCTTCTCAATAGGTATGTTTTTAATAGTATTTAGTGAGACTTCAGGTTTTATAGTCGTTTGTTTGTTCTCAATGTCTTTACAATTAAGTAACAGAATAAAAAAGGCTAGAAAAAAAAGATAAGTTTTAATAATTTGTAGATTTAGTTGGTTTAATATAAACTATCAGAGACTTGTTTTTTTTGAAAACAGATTTTTTCAAAAAAACAAGCAGACTAGAAGTTTCTATAAAGTTAATGTTATTTTTGAGATGATTAAAAAATGGTGATAATAATCGTCTAGGTGACTTCCGCCTCAGAAACTCATTTTACTATTGATGGCAGTGCAATGGAGCAGGAAGGCAAAGCGGCAAAGGTATTATGAGTAATCCATCTGAAAACCCTAATAAGAGGCATTTTAATACGATAAAAAAGAAAGTTTCTGAAGCAGTAAATATACCAGGAGGACAATGTACAGTAATAGATTAAAAAGTTTAGTTCTAATAGTAAGTCTATTTTTTATAGGCTGTAAAAGTGATATGGAAAACCATAATATAAAAGTCGAGTTAGTTCTAGTTAATAGTTCAAAATTGAAAGGAAGCGTTACTATTACGAATCAATCTGATACAGTGATTACGGTTAATCAGTTTGACTGGGAAACGGCGTCATTAAGTTTAGAACTTGAGAAAATTAGTAATAATCGTAATACGCCAATTCCTTTACTTGCGCCAGCTGTTCCTTCAAGTAATTTAAATGACTATGAGATGAGTTTAAAACGTAAAGAACAACTTCAGATTGATATTAAAGGTTTAGATATTATATCTAATAATTTACGAGAAGAACTTATAAGAGTGCGTTGTAAAGGTTTTTATAAACGAGCGCAAGAGGATACATTTTATGAAATTAAATCAAATTGGGTAATCTTACAACCAAATAAAAAAGAATAGAGGGTATTAATTCTCTAGAACCGCTATTTTAGAAATCATGTCTAAAGCATTTTTATCTTCAGGTTTTAATTCTAAAACTTTGTTGTAATTTTTTAAAGCGTCAGGATAGTTTTTGGTTGTGAAAAAAGCTTCACCTAAACTGTCAAAAGTGTTTGGATTGTTAGGGAATAACTTTGTGTTTAAATCAAAAACATAAATTGCTTTGTCGTATTGTTGATCTTTTAAATGCCAGTAACCTAAAGTATTTAGTTCTTTACTTCCTGCTGAGTATTCTGGAAAATAGGTTAAAAAGTTAGATTCTAATTTAACTAAGTCTTCTATTGATTTTTCATTTAAGTTGTAAAACGTAATATTAGCCACGTAGTACTTAGCAAAATAACGTTGATTAGTGACTATTTTTTCGATGTCGCGTTCAAAAGTTTCAACAGGATGTTCCACTATCCTATTAATTTCTTTTCCGTCTTTATAAAAAATAAAAGTTGGAACACGGTGGATGTTAAACCCTTTTTCTTCGCCGTTAGGTCCTTTTTTGTAGCTGTCTTTGGTGTTGTCTAGAGCAAAGACCTCTAAGTTATCCATATTAAAATCGGCCAATTCTAATACATTGTAAAAACGCGGTACTTCTTTTTTGCTATCACCACACCAAGTTCCTAAAAAGGCTTTAATGGTATAATTGTTTAGTGAGTCTTTGAAGGTGTTTATTAATTTCTCGTTGGCTATGTATTCGTCATGATTTTTATTAAACCAATCTTTATAAGCGTCTTTTAAAAGCCCATCTTTATTAATTTGTCCTAATAATTTTGCTTGTCCTTTGTCATCCAAAACTTCAGTGTTTATTGTTTGAGCTATAGAGGAGCTAAGCGTTATTAGAACAAGGGCAATGGATATAAATAATTTCATAAAAATTGTTTTTGATTGAGATATTCAAATCTAATTTTAATCTTACTCAATTAGTAATTATTTAAACCAACAACAGACTTAAGCTTATCAACAACCTGTTTTATGCAGTTTGCATTACTTTTGATGGCTTTTGTACTTTGTTTTTGATGGTTTTAAGTTTTTGGGTTACTTTCAGCCTATATTATGATAGATTTAAAAAAACAGACCTCACAAATATTAGTGCACATTCTATTTTGGATGCTATTTATATTTGTGTCTTTATTTATGTTCTCTCGGTATTATTGGGCTGAGAATCCATTTTTACAGTACTTATCCATTTTAGGAGTTATAGTCTATGTTAACCATTTTGTGCTTTTACCTTTTTTTGTAAAACGAAAATGGTATATGTTTTACGGGGCTCTGTTTATTGCTATTTCATTTTTTGCTACACGATTGTATTGTGATGTTTTTGCACAATGTGGGTGTTCTATAATGAAATGTTTAAGCGATTACTTATGGCAAACCTTGGTGCCATTAATTTTCTTTTCTTTTATATGGATGTTGTTTCGGTTTTTGGATGAACAAAGACTTAAAGAAGATATGATAAAACAACATGCAGAAATGGAGTTGAAATTTTTGAAATCTCAAATTAATCCACATGTGTTATTTAATAATTTGAATACGATTTATTCATATTCTATAGAGAAGCCCAACGAAACACCAGAGCTTATTTTAATGTTATCTGATAATTTAAAACATGTTTTGTATGATAGTAATGCAGCGTTTGTTGATTTAGAAAAAGAACTTCATTTTCTAGATAATTATATTAAATTCCAAAAGATTAGAACAGAAGGTGTTAAACATATCGAGTATACTACTAATGTAATGTCAGATTATAGTAAAATTGGACCATTATTGTTAATTACTATTATTGAAAATGCGTTTAAACATAGTACACTAAATAGTACTATATTCATACAGCTTACGGAAAAAGATAACACATTAGTTTGTACTTGTATTAACGCATTTGAACATAATAATATAGATAATACCGACTCTAGAATTGGATTTAAAAATCTAAAAAAACGACTGGATTTGTTGTACCCAAATAAGCATCAGTTGCATATTGAGAAGACGGACCAATTTAAAGTAATTTTAACCTTAGATCTATCATGACTTGTATCATTATTGAGGACGAAATACCTGCACAGAATTTGCTTAAAAACTATTTAAGTAAATTACCAAATATGGAATTGTTAGGCACATTTCAATCGGCTATCCAGGCGCATAACTACTTTAAAACAAGTACTGCGGATGTTGTGTTTTTAGATGTGAATTTACCAGATATATCAGGTATAGATTTTATTAAAAGCGTAAAGGATCCACCGTCCATTATAATGACGACTGCTTATCCCGATTACGCAGTGAGCTGTTTTGAGCTAGATACTATTGTGGATTATTTAGTAAAACCTTTTGGGTTTGATCGTTTTTTAAAAGCAATTAATAAAGTCGAAAGTAGATTAGATACAAATAGTGATACTAAGGATATGGTAGAGGAATCTATCTTTTTGAATGTCGATAAAACGCTTCATAAAATAGTGCTTAACGATATTTTGTATTTAGAATCTGA
This portion of the Olleya sp. Bg11-27 genome encodes:
- a CDS encoding sensor histidine kinase; translation: MIDLKKQTSQILVHILFWMLFIFVSLFMFSRYYWAENPFLQYLSILGVIVYVNHFVLLPFFVKRKWYMFYGALFIAISFFATRLYCDVFAQCGCSIMKCLSDYLWQTLVPLIFFSFIWMLFRFLDEQRLKEDMIKQHAEMELKFLKSQINPHVLFNNLNTIYSYSIEKPNETPELILMLSDNLKHVLYDSNAAFVDLEKELHFLDNYIKFQKIRTEGVKHIEYTTNVMSDYSKIGPLLLITIIENAFKHSTLNSTIFIQLTEKDNTLVCTCINAFEHNNIDNTDSRIGFKNLKKRLDLLYPNKHQLHIEKTDQFKVILTLDLS
- a CDS encoding LytR/AlgR family response regulator transcription factor; the protein is MTCIIIEDEIPAQNLLKNYLSKLPNMELLGTFQSAIQAHNYFKTSTADVVFLDVNLPDISGIDFIKSVKDPPSIIMTTAYPDYAVSCFELDTIVDYLVKPFGFDRFLKAINKVESRLDTNSDTKDMVEESIFLNVDKTLHKIVLNDILYLESDRNYVTVVTKTQKLSYIDSLKNWIEKLPEQCFIQIHKSYIINTNYVSKISGNEIYMDAQRLPIGRSFKSCLLKKLRIIC